One bacterium DNA segment encodes these proteins:
- the cobS gene encoding adenosylcobinamide-GDP ribazoletransferase — translation MPGRFKTAFSFLTVIPLFKPEMVKSEELGRSISAFPLVGAALGLLMAVLHLFITSRLPSMLEGALLTAFLFWVTGGLHMDGVADTADGLMSGKNPERALEIMKDSRTGAHGAAAVTLVILAKAAAIGYLPAEMKLSALLAVPAIARGTMAYMAYQATYARPGGGLGTPFTEFVDDATLYKALGLAALISLAAGLSGLVAFVVTWGWVALLKNRFHSKLGGITGDLLGFTVETGEIAALVALHIISYGG, via the coding sequence TTGCCTGGCAGATTCAAGACAGCCTTCAGCTTTCTGACGGTAATCCCGCTCTTCAAGCCCGAAATGGTTAAGAGCGAGGAGCTGGGACGCTCGATATCCGCCTTTCCACTGGTCGGGGCGGCGCTCGGCCTCCTGATGGCCGTTTTGCACCTTTTCATCACCTCCAGGCTCCCCTCTATGCTCGAAGGCGCGCTTCTCACCGCGTTTCTCTTCTGGGTCACCGGCGGTCTTCACATGGACGGCGTGGCGGACACCGCGGACGGCCTGATGAGCGGCAAAAACCCCGAACGCGCCCTGGAAATCATGAAGGACAGCAGGACGGGCGCCCACGGAGCCGCCGCCGTCACCCTCGTCATTCTCGCCAAGGCCGCCGCGATAGGCTACCTCCCCGCTGAGATGAAGCTCTCGGCCCTTCTCGCCGTACCGGCGATAGCGAGGGGTACGATGGCCTACATGGCTTATCAGGCCACCTACGCGAGGCCCGGAGGAGGGCTGGGAACGCCCTTCACCGAGTTCGTGGACGACGCCACCCTCTACAAGGCCCTCGGCCTCGCCGCGCTCATTTCTCTTGCAGCCGGTCTTTCCGGCCTCGTCGCCTTCGTAGTCACCTGGGGCTGGGTAGCGCTTCTCAAGAACCGCTTCCACAGCAAACTCGGGGGCATCACCGGCGATCTTCTCGGCTTCACCGTCGAGACCGGTGAAATAGCCGCGCTTGTCGCCCTCCACATCATATCCTACGGCGGCTAA
- the cobT gene encoding nicotinate-nucleotide--dimethylbenzimidazole phosphoribosyltransferase has protein sequence MSGSLILTNAALAQEISGIKPVDQNLLGAVEARLLDLTKPPGSLGLLEEIATRLALIKKTINPRITKKQIFTLAGDHGVTDEGVSAYPKVVTPQMVLNFLGRGAAINVLARHAGAEVTIVDMGVDYDFDSIPGLVNAKVARGTANFTKGPAMTREEARTAVATGMELVKKAALEGVSLIGVGEMGIGNTTSASAILAAFSGIPAEEVVGRGTGVDEEGLKRKAKAVRTGLAVNKPDPDDPLDVLSKVGGFEIAGMTGIFLGAAKEGIPVIADGFISTAAALVAVKLAPAAEDYLFLSHLSEERGHSRMVELFRTRPLLKLSLRLGEGTGAALAMGIIEASAKIMTEMATFSEAGVSQKE, from the coding sequence ATCTCAGGGAGTCTTATTTTGACGAACGCAGCTCTGGCACAAGAAATTTCGGGCATAAAGCCCGTCGATCAAAACCTTCTCGGGGCCGTAGAGGCCCGCCTGCTGGACCTTACCAAGCCTCCGGGGAGTCTTGGGCTTCTCGAAGAGATAGCGACCCGTCTTGCGCTCATAAAAAAGACGATAAACCCGCGAATTACGAAAAAGCAGATCTTCACCCTCGCCGGAGACCACGGGGTGACGGACGAGGGCGTTTCAGCGTATCCGAAGGTCGTCACCCCGCAGATGGTGCTCAATTTCCTCGGGAGAGGGGCGGCGATAAACGTGCTGGCCCGCCACGCGGGGGCCGAGGTCACCATCGTGGACATGGGGGTGGATTACGATTTCGACTCGATCCCCGGCCTCGTGAACGCCAAGGTGGCGCGTGGCACCGCCAACTTCACCAAAGGCCCCGCGATGACGAGGGAGGAGGCGAGGACGGCTGTCGCCACCGGCATGGAGCTGGTTAAAAAGGCCGCGCTGGAGGGCGTCTCCCTTATCGGCGTCGGCGAGATGGGAATAGGCAACACCACCAGCGCCTCCGCCATTCTCGCCGCCTTTTCGGGGATACCCGCCGAAGAGGTCGTGGGCAGGGGAACCGGGGTCGACGAAGAGGGGCTGAAGAGGAAAGCGAAAGCGGTCCGCACGGGGCTCGCTGTCAACAAACCCGATCCGGACGACCCCCTGGACGTCCTTTCAAAGGTCGGCGGCTTCGAGATAGCCGGGATGACGGGTATATTTCTTGGAGCGGCGAAGGAGGGGATACCGGTCATCGCCGACGGCTTTATCTCTACAGCGGCGGCGCTGGTGGCCGTGAAGCTCGCTCCGGCAGCCGAGGATTACCTCTTTTTGTCGCACCTCAGCGAAGAGCGGGGCCATTCAAGAATGGTGGAGCTTTTCAGGACAAGACCGCTGCTGAAACTTTCCCTGCGCCTCGGCGAGGGGACGGGGGCGGCTCTGGCGATGGGGATTATCGAGGCCTCCGCGAAGATAATGACCGAGATGGCAACTTTCAGCGAAGCGGGCGTTTCCCAAAAGGAGTAG
- the cobU gene encoding bifunctional adenosylcobinamide kinase/adenosylcobinamide-phosphate guanylyltransferase: protein MESEKRIFFVTGGSRSGKSAYAQKLAESWEGRLLYVATAEGRDEEMEKRILKHREARGERWETLETPLDLVLAVERAKEYGGALIDCLTLWTSNLMERYGEDEASICGEADRFVAALRSSRARIVVVTGEVGLGIVPADPYTRRFRDLAGIINQKVCAASDSAYFIVAGRGLPLE, encoded by the coding sequence ATGGAGTCGGAGAAGAGAATCTTTTTCGTCACGGGCGGCTCCCGGAGCGGCAAGAGCGCGTACGCCCAGAAGCTGGCCGAGAGCTGGGAGGGCAGGCTTCTCTACGTCGCCACAGCCGAGGGGCGCGACGAGGAGATGGAAAAGAGGATTTTAAAGCACCGGGAGGCGAGGGGAGAGAGGTGGGAGACGCTCGAAACCCCGCTGGACCTTGTCCTTGCGGTTGAAAGGGCGAAAGAGTACGGCGGCGCTCTCATAGACTGCCTTACCCTCTGGACCTCCAACCTCATGGAAAGATACGGCGAGGACGAAGCGTCGATATGCGGCGAAGCCGACCGCTTCGTCGCGGCGCTCCGGTCGAGCCGGGCAAGAATTGTAGTGGTCACGGGGGAAGTGGGGCTTGGAATCGTCCCGGCGGACCCGTACACCCGCAGATTTCGCGATCTGGCCGGAATCATCAACCAAAAGGTCTGCGCGGCCTCGGACAGCGCATATTTTATAGTCGCGGGCAGGGGACTGCCCCTCGAATAA
- the bamA gene encoding outer membrane protein assembly factor BamA produces the protein MKRLLCFLLVAASLLLPVISAAVEDSGSIQGRKIQSVAIENRSMAPDAEIYRLLLIKPGDSYDFARVAESLSFISRLPTVKNVVVNYKSEGEGIRLLFDIVPEPLIRKITFTGMTGLKEEQVLARLDTRIDEPVYLPFLESDRKEIARLYSLTGYSNVKITTGVQALPVKHWVAVEFLVEEGEPDRITSYGNMGDSGEYGLERVLSELDLRLGDVPAAAALREGVENLLADCWKNGYPEATVVSPGFERTEEGTILNLPLELGARTEISIVSANGGLPGELSEIKNSRLGEPITEQWVTHLQKALTEALYGKGYALAKVSVEDSVTGDPRKLKFIVTTGPAATLVSIVFEGNMRVGDEDLKERMESLDGGFFSDPPYILEDIEKTLPALEGYYASMGMVTAKAVIKEAKISPEGKATVVIGIEEGDVYRFGKPVFETDASLTASIAGELAQIHEGESAAPAKLDSARLALLSELVKSGHLGATVKYKTSIDAAAQKVNVTFTVAGGPVNRIGPVIVSGNARTLPEVILRELTFKTGEIWNQQELLVSQRKLFRLGFFQDVRIEPLKGTGGGDSLPVIVRVRERNTGHLDYGFGYGTEEGFKAFLEMGHANIGGTGRSMLLRLDTVGQDRSASINYRTPWVFDYPYDLRLSLIGQHLEKESYSLESMAIQSWLDHDFDRFTKGSVLYTIERNILTDVAKDADPAVTGDQDYFLSAIGPVFIRDTRDDPFNPRSGARHTLEFQLAAPFLWSDVGFARYLASTSGFFQLGDYTFALLARGGYAETLGATENLPIDKRFFLGGRSTVRGFARDAIGPKASDGTPIGGDLMVNLKAEARFLLTGKVGGTLFWDSGQVWNLKDENPSPGDLRNAAGGGLRYITPVGPISLEVGFKLDRKEGESPNEWHFTIGNVF, from the coding sequence ATGAAGCGCCTTCTGTGTTTTCTCCTTGTCGCAGCCTCTCTTCTTCTGCCGGTTATCTCCGCCGCGGTGGAGGATTCCGGCTCTATACAGGGCAGGAAAATCCAGAGCGTTGCGATCGAAAACCGGTCAATGGCGCCTGATGCCGAGATTTACCGCCTTTTACTCATAAAACCCGGCGACAGCTACGACTTTGCCCGCGTCGCGGAGTCCCTCAGTTTCATCTCCCGGCTTCCGACGGTCAAAAACGTCGTCGTAAACTACAAGAGCGAGGGAGAGGGGATCAGACTGCTCTTCGACATAGTCCCCGAGCCGCTCATACGAAAAATAACCTTCACCGGCATGACCGGCCTCAAGGAGGAACAGGTTCTTGCCCGGCTGGACACCAGAATAGACGAACCGGTCTACCTGCCCTTTCTCGAATCCGACCGCAAGGAGATCGCCCGGCTTTATTCCCTTACCGGCTACTCCAACGTGAAAATAACCACCGGGGTCCAGGCCCTTCCGGTAAAGCACTGGGTGGCGGTCGAGTTCCTCGTCGAAGAGGGGGAACCGGACAGGATAACTTCTTACGGGAACATGGGAGACTCCGGAGAATATGGCCTGGAGAGGGTTCTGTCGGAACTGGATCTTCGGCTCGGCGACGTTCCGGCTGCAGCGGCGCTGAGGGAGGGGGTGGAAAACCTTCTGGCCGATTGCTGGAAAAACGGCTATCCCGAAGCTACCGTGGTCAGCCCCGGATTCGAGAGGACGGAGGAGGGGACTATCCTCAACCTGCCTCTGGAACTGGGCGCGCGCACCGAAATATCGATAGTTTCCGCGAACGGCGGGCTTCCGGGGGAACTGAGCGAGATAAAAAACAGCCGTCTGGGAGAGCCCATAACTGAACAGTGGGTGACCCATCTTCAAAAAGCCCTCACCGAGGCCCTCTACGGCAAGGGCTACGCGCTTGCGAAGGTAAGCGTGGAGGATTCGGTCACGGGTGATCCCAGAAAGCTGAAATTCATAGTCACGACCGGTCCCGCAGCTACCCTCGTCTCCATCGTCTTCGAGGGAAACATGAGGGTAGGGGACGAAGACCTCAAGGAGCGCATGGAATCCCTGGACGGGGGTTTTTTCTCCGATCCCCCCTACATTCTGGAGGATATCGAAAAGACCCTGCCGGCGCTTGAGGGCTATTACGCCTCGATGGGCATGGTGACGGCGAAGGCCGTGATAAAAGAGGCCAAAATATCCCCCGAAGGCAAGGCCACGGTGGTGATAGGGATCGAGGAGGGCGACGTTTACCGCTTCGGAAAACCCGTCTTCGAGACCGACGCCTCCCTTACTGCTTCGATCGCCGGGGAGCTGGCCCAGATACACGAAGGCGAATCCGCCGCGCCCGCGAAGCTCGACAGCGCCCGCCTGGCTCTCCTTTCGGAGCTGGTCAAAAGCGGACATCTCGGAGCCACGGTAAAGTACAAGACCTCTATCGACGCGGCGGCCCAAAAAGTCAACGTCACCTTTACCGTCGCGGGGGGGCCGGTGAACCGCATAGGACCCGTGATAGTAAGCGGAAACGCCAGAACCTTGCCGGAGGTGATTTTAAGGGAACTCACCTTCAAAACCGGAGAGATATGGAACCAGCAGGAGCTGCTCGTCAGCCAGAGGAAGCTTTTTCGCCTTGGTTTCTTTCAGGACGTGCGCATCGAGCCCCTCAAGGGAACCGGAGGAGGAGACAGCCTTCCCGTTATCGTGAGAGTGCGGGAGCGGAACACGGGGCACCTCGATTACGGTTTCGGCTACGGCACGGAGGAAGGGTTCAAGGCCTTTCTAGAAATGGGCCACGCCAACATAGGCGGGACCGGCCGTTCGATGCTCCTTCGCCTGGATACGGTGGGGCAGGACAGGAGCGCCTCGATCAATTACAGGACGCCCTGGGTTTTCGATTACCCTTACGACCTTCGCCTGAGCCTCATCGGCCAGCACCTCGAAAAGGAAAGCTATTCGCTTGAATCGATGGCGATCCAGTCCTGGCTGGACCACGATTTCGACAGGTTTACAAAAGGCTCGGTTTTGTACACAATCGAGAGAAACATCCTGACGGACGTCGCCAAAGATGCAGACCCGGCCGTTACCGGCGATCAGGACTACTTTTTAAGCGCAATCGGCCCCGTATTTATCCGCGACACCAGAGACGACCCCTTCAATCCCCGGAGCGGAGCCAGGCATACTCTGGAGTTTCAGCTTGCCGCTCCTTTTTTGTGGTCGGACGTCGGCTTTGCGCGCTATCTTGCCTCGACTTCGGGATTTTTCCAGTTGGGGGATTACACCTTCGCGCTGCTGGCGCGCGGCGGATACGCCGAGACTCTGGGGGCTACCGAGAATCTCCCCATCGACAAGCGCTTTTTTCTCGGCGGACGCTCGACGGTAAGGGGTTTCGCGCGCGACGCCATAGGGCCTAAAGCCTCCGACGGCACGCCGATAGGCGGCGACCTCATGGTCAACCTCAAGGCGGAAGCCCGGTTTTTGCTGACGGGAAAGGTCGGGGGGACGCTTTTTTGGGATTCCGGGCAGGTCTGGAACCTGAAGGATGAAAACCCTTCTCCCGGCGATCTTCGCAACGCAGCGGGGGGCGGACTCCGGTATATTACGCCGGTCGGGCCGATATCTCTGGAAGTGGGGTTTAAGCTCGACCGTAAGGAGGGGGAGAGTCCGAATGAGTGGCACTTTACCATCGGTAACGTCTTCTAG